Proteins encoded in a region of the Acidimicrobiales bacterium genome:
- a CDS encoding TadE/TadG family type IV pilus assembly protein, with the protein MEFSLVFALFVLVIYALISFGVILAAKNSLTHAAAEGARAAVAVVDDPMTADDERVVRAREKVDQALDWFGTKYEPGDTTASIAPCGAAECITVKIVYPYSTRPIVPPAPGLGLVIPSNLTSTAVVELTD; encoded by the coding sequence GTGGAGTTCTCGCTGGTGTTCGCCCTGTTCGTCCTGGTGATCTACGCCCTCATCAGCTTCGGCGTGATCCTGGCGGCGAAGAACAGCCTGACCCACGCCGCCGCCGAGGGCGCCCGGGCCGCCGTGGCCGTGGTCGACGACCCCATGACGGCCGACGACGAGCGGGTCGTGCGGGCGAGGGAGAAGGTCGACCAGGCGCTCGACTGGTTCGGCACCAAGTACGAGCCGGGCGACACGACGGCGTCCATCGCGCCGTGCGGGGCGGCCGAGTGCATCACCGTGAAGATCGTCTACCCCTACTCCACCCGGCCCATCGTGCCGCCTGCCCCCGGCCTCGGGCTCGTCATCCCTTCCAACCTCACCTCGACGGCGGTCGTCGAGCTCACCGACTAG